Proteins encoded within one genomic window of Streptomyces sp. NBC_00523:
- a CDS encoding thioesterase II family protein, with protein sequence MTSVSPAPEDVVWDLPGDGPHRLSLLVLPHAGGNAHAYGGWREHLPADVRLLIGQYPGRGARYCEDLPLSVDDLAQPVVDSLPADTGELVVLGHSMGSLVAFEVVRALRAAGRTPRLLIASACRAPVLPNQCPVHPELLDDDQLVAAIKERGGTDDGILDDPELREIVLPSIRADFAIDDAYRCTAPNAQLDCPVAVFGGDADPIVPAEMLAGWSLVTGHEVEPQVLPGDHFYFQQDLAGFFARLNPVLDALRDSAAASA encoded by the coding sequence ATGACCTCCGTGTCCCCCGCCCCCGAAGACGTCGTCTGGGACCTTCCCGGTGACGGCCCGCACCGCCTCTCGCTGCTGGTGCTGCCGCACGCCGGGGGCAACGCCCACGCCTACGGCGGCTGGCGCGAGCACCTGCCGGCCGATGTGCGGCTGCTGATCGGCCAGTACCCGGGCCGCGGCGCCCGCTACTGCGAGGACCTGCCGCTGTCCGTGGACGACCTGGCGCAGCCCGTGGTGGACTCGCTGCCCGCCGACACCGGTGAGCTGGTGGTGCTGGGGCACAGCATGGGGTCGCTGGTGGCCTTCGAGGTGGTACGCGCCCTGCGGGCCGCCGGCCGCACTCCGCGCCTGCTGATCGCCTCCGCGTGCCGGGCGCCGGTGCTGCCGAACCAGTGCCCCGTGCATCCGGAACTGCTGGACGACGACCAGCTGGTCGCGGCCATCAAGGAGCGCGGCGGCACCGACGACGGCATCCTCGACGACCCCGAGCTGCGCGAGATCGTCCTGCCGTCCATCCGCGCCGACTTCGCGATCGACGATGCCTACCGGTGCACCGCCCCGAACGCCCAACTGGACTGCCCCGTGGCGGTGTTCGGCGGGGACGCCGACCCGATCGTCCCGGCGGAGATGCTGGCGGGCTGGTCGCTGGTGACCGGGCACGAGGTCGAGCCGCAGGTGCTGCCCGGTGACCACTTCTACTTCCAGCAGGACCTGGCGGGCTTCTTCGCCCGTCTCAACCCGGTCCTCGACGCCCTGCGCGACTCCGCCGCCGCGTCCGCGTAA
- a CDS encoding TauD/TfdA family dioxygenase — protein sequence MTALAQPPAAATGITPVREPGKPVIVHTPEFGTMAEATAWLNAQRHAIQAELHRSGAVMLRGLPVRDAATFAEARDALIAERAGYKEKATPRTDFGEGVFSSTDLPAVQPIRLHNENSYTLDFPGVLLFGCVTAAETGGATTVGDMRAALAKLPPELTARFAEAGWLLVRNYSDLAGMPWRKAFSSEDPAGAEEYCDAHAIGYDWLDEDTLRTRQRRSAIITHPVTGEKVWFNHFAFWNARSLDEDVRDVLVETFGADGLPFNTFLGDGTALTDAEVDAINEAYQAVTVRESWQTGDVMLVDNILCAHGREAFTGERKILVAMGEPVPLSDCSPASAPSTTLYGK from the coding sequence GTGACCGCTCTCGCCCAGCCGCCCGCCGCCGCCACCGGTATCACCCCCGTTCGCGAGCCCGGCAAGCCGGTGATCGTCCACACGCCGGAGTTCGGCACCATGGCGGAGGCCACCGCGTGGCTGAACGCCCAGCGGCATGCGATCCAGGCCGAGTTGCACCGGTCCGGCGCGGTCATGCTGCGCGGACTGCCGGTGCGGGACGCGGCGACGTTCGCCGAGGCACGTGACGCGCTGATCGCGGAGCGGGCCGGCTACAAGGAGAAGGCCACCCCGCGCACGGACTTCGGTGAGGGCGTGTTCTCGTCCACGGACCTGCCGGCCGTCCAGCCGATCCGGCTGCACAACGAGAACAGCTACACGCTGGACTTCCCCGGGGTGCTGCTCTTCGGCTGCGTCACCGCGGCCGAGACCGGCGGCGCGACGACGGTCGGTGACATGCGGGCGGCGCTCGCGAAGCTGCCGCCGGAGCTGACCGCGCGGTTCGCGGAGGCCGGCTGGCTGCTCGTACGCAACTACTCGGACCTGGCGGGCATGCCGTGGCGCAAGGCGTTCTCCTCGGAGGACCCGGCCGGTGCCGAGGAGTACTGCGACGCGCACGCCATCGGCTACGACTGGCTGGACGAGGACACCCTCCGGACCCGGCAGCGGCGTTCCGCGATCATCACGCACCCGGTGACCGGTGAGAAGGTCTGGTTCAACCACTTCGCCTTCTGGAACGCCCGCAGCCTGGACGAGGACGTCCGTGACGTGCTGGTCGAGACGTTCGGCGCGGACGGGCTGCCGTTCAACACCTTCCTCGGGGACGGCACCGCCCTCACCGACGCGGAGGTGGACGCGATCAACGAGGCGTACCAGGCGGTCACCGTACGGGAGAGCTGGCAGACCGGTGACGTGATGCTCGTGGACAACATCCTCTGCGCGCACGGCCGCGAGGCGTTCACCGGCGAGCGGAAGATCCTCGTCGCGATGGGCGAGCCGGTGCCGCTGTCCGACTGCTCGCCCGCCTCCGCCCCCTC